A genomic region of Candidatus Delongbacteria bacterium contains the following coding sequences:
- a CDS encoding cytochrome b/b6 domain-containing protein, with product MNTMPRVLLVALSLSLVSQNVTAARRDSLHPPILLKDAQGRNVLQSGQPLSTMVSCGECHDTGVIAGHSYHVSAGFGEMSTAGPGLPYPLLYDGGLRDADPAGPASLEFWVRSSGARHVGGGPASLLAAGSGEMNCFLCHLPDPDNAARIRSIQQGLGVWAPTATLAGTGLATSRPDGSWAWNASAFAADGRVVMARLPIQDPSTENCGLCHGLAGSDLATPVFTDYRDPALRQTLFSGEIFSPQKLLASGLNLKDKDTQRRAWDIHAERALECVDCHHSLNNPVYFAESGETRPAHLRFEARRLDMGEYLRAPSHQFARGHASAFGGASAQDNSMRRCESCHDAEAVHDWLPFKLTHFNALSCEACHIPRAPTASLEAVDWTLPGTDHSPRLEYRGAEGDPRSLGTLITGSTPVLLPRQDVDGRRRLAPFNLVTSWYWTWQSPGGERPVPLPALDRALRPDGQWLPGLLELLDANHDGGLDSSECVLEDAAVTRLVSARLEADGFAQATIRGEIRPWALSHGVTGLAYARKDCQECHARESRVFGEATLGSLRPGADGPHFAEGLDELGIFAEGELVSHGTTAAFRSAPRSGRLYILGHDKAPWIKIVGLASLLGVLLLITIHGTLRVLASRRLSHEHGPWGKTYMYTSYERFWHWLQALAIIGLIATGLTIHAPELFAFSGFRSAVQVHNILGFVLLVNAFFSLFYHVAGGSVRQYLPEPRGFFAGAITQLLFYVQGIFKGEPHPFEKSRGQKLNPLQKIAYLIILNLLLPFQVLSGVLIWGAQHWPGLEARLGGLPMLVPAHSLGAWFFASFLIMHIYLTTTGHTPTANLRAMISGYERIPTHNPTETAR from the coding sequence ATGAACACCATGCCACGCGTGCTGCTGGTGGCCCTCAGCCTGTCGCTGGTGAGCCAGAACGTGACGGCCGCCCGTCGCGACAGTCTGCATCCGCCGATCTTGCTCAAGGATGCCCAGGGGCGCAACGTGCTGCAGAGCGGCCAGCCGCTGTCCACCATGGTCAGCTGTGGCGAGTGCCACGATACGGGCGTGATCGCCGGGCACAGTTACCACGTGAGTGCCGGGTTCGGCGAGATGAGCACGGCCGGCCCGGGGCTGCCCTACCCCCTGCTGTATGATGGAGGGCTGCGCGACGCGGATCCCGCGGGGCCTGCTTCGCTGGAATTCTGGGTGCGCAGTTCCGGAGCGCGTCACGTGGGGGGTGGCCCGGCCAGCCTGTTGGCTGCAGGCAGTGGCGAGATGAACTGCTTTCTGTGTCACCTGCCCGATCCGGACAATGCGGCGCGGATTCGCAGCATCCAGCAGGGACTGGGTGTCTGGGCCCCCACGGCGACATTGGCCGGCACGGGCCTGGCAACGAGTCGCCCCGATGGCAGCTGGGCCTGGAACGCCAGTGCCTTTGCCGCCGACGGGCGCGTGGTGATGGCGCGCCTGCCGATCCAGGACCCGTCCACCGAAAACTGCGGCCTGTGTCACGGGTTGGCAGGCAGCGATCTGGCGACTCCCGTCTTCACCGACTATCGTGACCCCGCCCTGCGCCAGACCCTGTTCAGCGGCGAGATCTTCTCGCCCCAGAAACTGCTGGCCAGTGGCCTGAACCTCAAGGACAAGGACACCCAGCGCCGGGCGTGGGACATTCACGCTGAGCGAGCGCTGGAGTGCGTGGATTGTCATCATTCGCTGAACAACCCGGTGTACTTCGCCGAAAGCGGCGAGACCCGGCCCGCGCATCTGCGATTCGAGGCCCGGCGCCTGGACATGGGCGAGTATCTGCGTGCGCCGTCGCACCAGTTCGCCCGCGGACACGCCAGCGCCTTCGGTGGTGCCAGCGCCCAGGACAATTCCATGCGTCGCTGCGAATCCTGCCACGATGCCGAAGCCGTGCACGACTGGCTGCCTTTCAAGCTGACCCACTTCAACGCGCTCAGTTGCGAAGCCTGCCACATCCCCCGGGCACCCACCGCCTCGCTGGAAGCCGTGGACTGGACCCTGCCCGGCACGGATCACAGCCCCCGGTTGGAGTACCGCGGGGCCGAGGGCGACCCACGCTCGCTGGGCACTCTGATCACGGGCAGCACTCCCGTGTTGCTGCCCCGCCAGGACGTGGACGGACGTCGCCGTCTGGCGCCGTTCAATCTGGTCACCAGCTGGTACTGGACCTGGCAGTCGCCCGGGGGCGAACGGCCCGTGCCGCTGCCCGCCCTGGACCGGGCTCTGCGCCCCGATGGTCAATGGCTTCCGGGTCTGCTGGAACTGCTGGACGCCAACCATGATGGCGGTCTGGACAGCAGCGAATGCGTGCTGGAAGACGCCGCGGTCACCCGCCTCGTGTCCGCCCGTCTGGAAGCGGATGGCTTCGCGCAGGCCACGATCCGCGGCGAGATCCGCCCCTGGGCCCTGAGCCACGGGGTGACCGGCCTGGCATATGCACGCAAGGATTGTCAGGAATGCCATGCCCGGGAGTCGCGGGTTTTCGGCGAGGCCACCCTGGGCAGCCTGCGCCCCGGGGCCGATGGGCCTCACTTCGCCGAGGGCCTGGATGAGCTGGGCATCTTCGCCGAAGGCGAGCTGGTGTCACACGGGACCACGGCGGCCTTCCGGTCCGCACCCCGATCGGGACGTCTGTACATCCTGGGCCACGACAAGGCGCCCTGGATCAAGATCGTGGGGCTGGCTTCCCTGCTGGGCGTGCTGCTGCTGATCACGATCCACGGCACCCTGCGTGTCCTGGCGAGCCGTCGCCTGTCCCACGAGCACGGACCCTGGGGCAAGACCTACATGTACACGAGCTACGAACGCTTCTGGCACTGGCTGCAGGCCCTGGCGATCATCGGACTGATCGCCACGGGACTCACGATCCATGCGCCCGAACTCTTTGCCTTCAGCGGGTTCCGGAGCGCCGTGCAGGTGCACAACATCCTGGGGTTCGTGCTGCTGGTCAACGCCTTCTTCTCGCTGTTCTACCACGTGGCCGGGGGCAGTGTGCGCCAGTATCTGCCCGAACCGCGCGGGTTCTTCGCGGGGGCGATCACGCAACTGCTGTTCTACGTGCAGGGCATCTTCAAGGGCGAGCCACATCCCTTCGAGAAGTCCCGCGGACAGAAGCTGAACCCGCTGCAGAAGATCGCCTACCTGATCATATTGAACCTGCTGCTGCCCTTCCAGGTGCTCAGCGGCGTGCTGATCTGGGGCGCCCAGCACTGGCCCGGACTGGAAGCCCGGCTGGGCGGACTGCCGATGCTGGTGCCCGCGCATTCTCTGGGAGCCTGGTTCTTCGCGTCCTTCCTGATCATGCACATCTATCTGACCACCACCGGTCACACGCCCACGGCCAACCTGCGCGCGATGATCAGCGGCTACGAACGGATTCCGACACACAACCCGACGGAGACAGCACGATGA